Proteins co-encoded in one Arachis hypogaea cultivar Tifrunner chromosome 13, arahy.Tifrunner.gnm2.J5K5, whole genome shotgun sequence genomic window:
- the LOC112732480 gene encoding uncharacterized protein → MSKFKTIDTFFKRKDQENEDASTITTPILEGSSNFITSSSPLNSSKRPRLLPNQLDVFRLERDPGMPPMIWKFPPNKRDEIRRAYIKVGPNQPILDNYPFSGDKSHRRFQASWFKLFPSWLEYSIEDDAIYCFPCFLFAKEPSINTSSNAFIENGFRNWKKVNSRKECALLNHIGKGPNSFHHKALKSCDDLMKQSQHIDRLLRKQTSEEIEKNRIRLGASIDCIRWLAFQGCAYRGHDESQSSSNRGNFLEMLKFLGSYNERVKKNILENAPKNAKYTSNDVQKEILHILATKVRNSIREEIEDAKFCIIVDEAIDESKKEQMAIVLRFVTLDGFVKERFFDLVHVADTCATTLKK, encoded by the coding sequence ATGAGTAAGTTCAAAaccattgatacattttttaaaagaaaagatcaagagaatgaagatgcttCTACTATTACTACTCCAATACTTGAGGGGTCATCAAATTTTATtacttcaagttctccattgaatAGCTCAAAGCGTCCACGACTTCTTCCAAATCAACTAGATGTTTTTCGTTTGGAAAGAGATCCTGGAATGCCACCAATGATTTGGAAGTTTCCTCCAAATAAAAGAGATGAAATCCGTCGGGCTTATATTAAAGTTGGGCCAAATCAACCAATTCTTGATAATTATCCATTTTCTGGTGATAAAAGTCATCGTCGCTTTCAAGCTTCATGGTTTAAATTGTTCCCATCTTGGTTAGAATATTCTATAGAAGATGATGCTATATATTGTTTTccgtgctttctttttgctaaggaaCCTTCAATCAATACGAGTTCAAATGCTTTTATTGAGAATGGTTTCAGaaattggaagaaagtaaataGTAGAAAAGAATGTGCTCTTTTAAATCACATTGGCAAAGGTCCTAACTCATTCCATCATAAGGCACTGAAATCATGTGATGATTTGATGAAACAATCACAACATATTGACAGACTTCTTCGTAAGCAAACATCAGAAGAGATTGAAAAGAATCGAATTCGACTAGGAGCATCTATAGATTGCATTAGATGGTTGGCATTTCAAGGTTGTGCATACAGAGGACATGATGAAAGCCAAAGTTCAAGCAACAGAGGTAACTTTTTGGAAATGTTGAAATTTTTGGGATCTTACAATGAAAGAGTGAAAAAGAATATTTTGGAAAATGCTCCAAAAAATGCTAAGTATACTTCAAATGATGTCCAAAAAGAAATTCTACATATTCTTGCTACTAAGGTGAGAAATTCAATTAGAGAAGAGATTGAAGATGCcaaattttgtattattgttgATGAAGCTATAGATGAATCTAAAAAGGAGCAAATGGCCATTGTTTTGAGATTTGTTACTCTAGATGGTTTTGTTAAAGAGAGATTCTTTGATCTTGTGCATGTCGCTGATACTTGTGCAACAACTTTAAAGAAATAA
- the LOC112732479 gene encoding uncharacterized protein, with protein sequence MEKQSDDDQDHRRTAEKVVVSSSSDGNEVQAVNNVNPTRSYECNFCKRGFSNAQALGGHMNLHRKDKAKIKEQQQFSSSSNQTTHHQQFLLEGNLGSNNDNNNKELLNVPHQPVMDDETNNNNVVMMRQLPLFSESSSSPHHLQQQEDQISGQQGPSSSSELDLELRLGLEPPQGSNSSSATITGTRKFF encoded by the coding sequence ATGGagaagcaatcagatgatgatcAAGATCATAGAAGAACAGCAGAAAAGGTTGTTGTGAGTAGTAGCAGTGATGGGAATGAAGTGCAAGCAGTGAATAATGTGAATCCAACAAGGTCCTATGAATGCAACTTCTGCAAGAGAGGCTTCTCTAATGCACAAGCACTTGGAGGTCACATGAACCTTCATAGGAAGGACAAAGCAAAGATCAAAGAGCAGCAacagttttcttcttcttcaaatcaAACTACTCATCATCAACAATTTTTATTGGAGGGGAATCTTGGTAGtaacaatgataataataataaagagctTTTGAATGTGCCTCATCAACCAGTTATGGACGATgaaaccaataataataatgttgtgaTGATGAGGCAGTTACCACTCTTTTcagaatcatcatcatcacctcATCATCTTCAACAGCAAGAGGATCAAATTTCTGGTCAACAAGGTCCCTCATCATCTTCAGAATTAGACCTTGAACTAAGATTAGGGCTTGAGCCTCCACAAGGATCTAATTCATCATCAGCTACAATAACGGGTACTAGAAAATTCTTTTGA
- the LOC112736670 gene encoding protein PLASTID TRANSCRIPTIONALLY ACTIVE 16, chloroplastic: MAPTLTSNSSLLPHSSTRFTLPRNQRLRVLAKSNNNGPFPSLRLGKPKDNDDNDGEEASSNSNPFRFNFGKLPDVTSLIPVVNNPSSSSSPGLSFGNPRRKDPSTVFVAGATGQAGIRISQTLLREGFSVRAGVPELGAAQELARLAAQYKIISKEEAKRLNAVQSSFDDADSIAKAIGNASKVVVTIGPTENGPTAEVSTADALQVVQAAQLAGVGHVAVIYDDNNATTTSTYNVLDGITSFFNNIFSKNQPLSIQEFLQKVIETDVKYTFIKTSLTDDFSPESSYNVVVLGEGSASASDYKVAKSKIASLVADVFSNTEVAENKVVQVYTSPEAPLKRVDELFSTIPEDGRRKAYAEVLEKAKAEEEARLAAEKAQEAAEATKKLEEEVKKLSQQEARAASLAQEAQDKAVAAGASVEGLFSKAKDFGAGLSWQKFSSQISASIQNAGEDEEPNIKLATVRGQAKARSLTPNKAVVKETSTRNITTKPKEEKPKQAEKPTEVRKVFGGLFKQETIYVDDD; this comes from the exons ATGGCTCCAACTCTTACTTCCAATTCATCTCTCTTACCTCACTCATCAACAAGGTTCACCCTCCCCAGGAACCAAAGGCTGAGAGTCTTAGCTAAGAGTAACAACAATGGTCCATTCCCATCACTCAGGCTTGGTAAACCCAAGgataatgatgataatgatggtGAAGAAGCTTCATCTAACTCCAATCCCTTCCGTTTCAACTTCGGCAAGTTACCTGATGTGACGTCATTGATCCCTGTTGTAAACAacccttcctcttcctcttcacctGGTTTGTCATTTGGCAACCCAAGAAGGAAGGACCCTTCCACTGTGTTTGTTGCCGGTGCTACCGGCCAGGCCGGTATTCGCATTTCTCAGACACTTCTCAGAGAAGGTTTCAGCGTCAGAGCTGGTGTTCCCGAACTTGGTGCTGCTCAAGAACTTGCTCGTCTTGCTGCTCAATACAAG ATCATATCAAAAGAAGAGGCAAAGCGTCTCAATGCTGTGCAATCAAGCTTTGATGATGCAGACTCCATAGCCAAAGCAATAGGCAATGCCAGCAAAGTTGTTGTCACCATTGGGCCAACAGAGAATGGTCCAACGGCAGAGGTCTCCACAGCTGACGCCTTGCAAGTAGTTCAGGCTGCTCAGCTCGCCGGCGTAGGCCACGTGGCTGTTATCTACGATGATAACAACGCCACCACCACCTCAACCTACAATGTCCTTGATGGCATCACCTCATTCTTCAACAATATATTCTCCAAGAATCAACCATTGAGCATACAAGAGTTTTTGCAGAAAGTTATTGAGACTGATGTCAAGTATACCTTCATCAAGACCAGTTTAACGGATGATTTCTCACCGGAGAGCTCTTATAATGTCGTTGTGTTAGGCGAAGGGAGCGCCAGTGCGAGCGACTATAAA GTTGCAAAGTCCAAGATAGCATCCTTAGTTGCTGATGTCTTCTCCAACACAGAGGTGGCAGAAAACAAG GTTGTGCAAGTGTATACAAGTCCAGAAGCCCCCTTGAAGCGTGTAGATGAATTGTTTAG CACTATTCCTGAGGATGGAAGAAGGAAAGCCTATGCTGAAGTGCTTGAGAAAGCGAAAGCAGAAGAGGAGGCAAGATTGGCTGCTGAAAAGGCCCAAGAAGCTGCAGAAGCAACAAAGAAGCTGGAAGAAGAGGTGAAAAAGCTTTCGCAGCAAGAAGCCCGTGCTGCGAGTCTAGCTCAAGAAGCTCAAGATAAGGCAGTGGCTGCAGGGGCTTCAGTGGAAGGCCTCTTCAGCAAGGCCAAAGATTTCGGAGCAGGGCTTTCCTGGCAAAAGTTTAGCTCACAGATCTCAGCCTCAATTCAAAACGCCGGTGAGGACGAGGAACCAAATATTAAACTAGCCACCGTTCGGGGACAGGCCAAGGCTCGGAGCCTTACGCCTAACAAAGCAGTTGTTAAGGAAACAAGTACTCGAAACATCACCACTAAACCGAAGGAGGAAAAGCCAAAGCAAGCAGAGAAACCCACAGAGGTGAGGAAAGTATTTGGTGGCCTATTCAAGCAAGAAACTATCTATGTCGACGATGATTAG